The Chitinophagales bacterium genome has a window encoding:
- a CDS encoding T9SS type A sorting domain-containing protein, with product MKKRYYLKYLFLITALLFSFSQRSLAQSVVASGYNFTASSRTFSYLSSGTRVTAVEVDDGYTTIPIGFTFRFCGANYTDVTVCSNGWLRFGTGVGSAVPNWNYNATPNSGIEPAVYALYEDISGVGGTSTYVTTGTAPNRIFTWECRNYLWDYAASTPSVSFQVLLYEATGVVECIYKQESGSVSLGSSGGATIGIGKSSTDWQVLNNVSSNPTSSSSTYTANLSSVPATGQSYAWDPGAPCASPSGLATTLVNSTHVDFSWNAAAASVGYEYVIDQNSAAPTSSANVVTTTSTSASASALQPSSLYYIHLRNQCGTNNYSQWVTISFNTLPPCVIGAPGIQIPQIDSNSATVTWPTVSTSIEYEYIVKTDNTPPSSGSSGTTTTTNQVNLTSLQSGKTYYIFLRVKCSGNDSSAWIVDSVYVPIPCRAPNVEFNDLSSNRVVTFWSAPLTAYEYEIINSSTPISNPTSGIKTTSTSRLFSFLDEATEYYVYARSYCEDKTIKTVSKWSTTTYTTWKLGVDNISGQVNQLFISPNPVHDRVIVMVDAVDHDGKISIMDMTGKLLRLQTVDSKRIIIDVNDLAQGLYIVQYTDRNNTLKAKVYKQ from the coding sequence AGAAGTAGACGATGGTTACACAACCATTCCTATTGGTTTTACCTTCCGCTTTTGCGGCGCTAATTACACAGACGTAACCGTTTGTTCAAATGGGTGGTTGAGGTTTGGTACAGGCGTAGGCTCTGCCGTACCTAACTGGAACTATAACGCCACACCAAATTCTGGTATTGAGCCTGCAGTATATGCGTTGTACGAAGATATTAGTGGAGTAGGCGGTACTTCAACATACGTTACAACAGGAACTGCTCCTAACAGAATATTTACATGGGAGTGTCGTAATTATCTTTGGGATTATGCCGCCTCAACACCCAGTGTGTCATTCCAGGTTTTGTTGTATGAAGCTACCGGCGTGGTGGAGTGTATCTATAAACAGGAATCAGGTTCTGTTTCTTTAGGGAGTAGTGGTGGCGCTACCATCGGTATCGGTAAGTCTTCAACAGACTGGCAGGTGCTTAACAATGTAAGCAGCAACCCAACCTCCTCATCATCTACATATACAGCTAACCTGAGTTCGGTACCTGCAACCGGGCAGAGTTATGCCTGGGATCCGGGTGCACCCTGCGCTTCACCGTCTGGACTGGCTACAACATTGGTCAACTCAACTCATGTTGATTTCTCATGGAATGCTGCAGCGGCAAGTGTGGGTTATGAGTATGTAATTGACCAGAACTCTGCTGCTCCCACATCATCGGCAAATGTCGTTACAACTACGAGTACTTCTGCCAGTGCAAGCGCGTTACAACCCTCTTCATTATATTATATTCACCTGCGCAATCAGTGCGGAACTAATAACTACTCTCAATGGGTTACTATTTCATTTAATACTTTGCCTCCTTGTGTTATTGGTGCACCGGGTATACAAATACCACAGATCGACTCAAACTCAGCTACTGTGACATGGCCAACCGTAAGTACCAGCATAGAATATGAGTATATTGTAAAGACAGATAATACACCACCATCAAGTGGTAGCTCAGGTACAACAACTACTACCAACCAGGTTAACCTGACCTCCCTTCAATCGGGTAAGACTTATTATATCTTCCTGAGAGTGAAATGCTCAGGCAATGATAGTTCAGCATGGATAGTTGATTCGGTTTATGTACCTATACCATGTCGCGCACCCAATGTTGAGTTCAACGATCTGAGCAGTAACCGTGTTGTAACTTTCTGGTCAGCACCACTGACTGCTTATGAATATGAGATAATAAATTCCTCTACACCGATAAGCAATCCGACATCGGGAATAAAAACAACCAGCACCAGTCGATTATTTTCTTTCCTTGATGAGGCAACTGAATACTACGTATATGCAAGGTCTTATTGCGAGGACAAAACAATAAAGACAGTGTCTAAATGGTCTACAACTACTTACACTACCTGGAAACTGGGAGTTGATAATATTTCCGGTCAGGTCAATCAGCTATTTATTTCTCCCAACCCTGTTCATGACAGGGTTATTGTGATGGTAGACGCTGTAGATCATGATGGTAAGATAAGCATTATGGATATGACAGGTAAATTGCTCAGGTTGCAGACTGTTGACAGCAAAAGGATAATTATTGATGTAAATGACCTTGCACAAGGCTTATACATTGTTCAATACACAGATAGAAATAATACACTTAAAGCCAAGGTATATAAGCAATAG
- a CDS encoding fibronectin type III domain-containing protein: MRNKISTISNVVIGRCSAALLTLFTVLLVNTSALRAQVLTYSQSFTQSATSTTQCNAWETFRASLLVYSYTSVSITAGSTPATITCTNPTIVADIALCLRTGVSRTWTDGSNIWNVGTCGSGGSPTVTGWELSVNNGNCLCSSGYCARPCIGNLNWGGQGTTCSAPSQTITVEFNAGPPCPIPTNVTITAVYSSAVFFTWTPPTGSNGSEFIVDQNATGPTGNPTGTITTNTTASQGGLTPSTTYYLHVRNRCDSPSKSVWVTTSFTTLPPCIIPPSIKIPQIDTNSATIQWATITPAILYQYFIKDNNTPPTTDVGSSSTTSNQVQVSALDPGKTYYIFLRAKCLGGDSSAWVLDSFYVPIPCRAPSVQFNDLNSERVVAFWNTPATAYEYDILNSSVQLTTPTAGIKKSTNSYLFPYLDPNTTYYVYARSYCDDHNIKSISPWAETMYKTWALAVGDVEMETNSVSVLPNPVTNQMVVTITGKVGADANVTVMDVSGRALKTIPANSKKITVNMTEFPAGVYVLQYADDARREQVRFNKQ, encoded by the coding sequence ATGAGAAACAAGATCTCTACAATTTCTAATGTTGTGATAGGCAGGTGTTCGGCGGCTTTGCTCACTTTATTTACTGTGCTTTTAGTTAATACTTCTGCTTTGCGGGCGCAGGTGCTTACTTATTCACAGTCGTTCACACAAAGCGCTACTTCAACAACACAGTGTAATGCCTGGGAAACTTTCAGGGCGTCACTTCTTGTATATTCATATACCAGTGTAAGTATAACAGCCGGTTCTACTCCGGCTACCATTACCTGTACTAACCCCACAATTGTTGCAGATATTGCCCTTTGTTTAAGAACGGGTGTATCAAGAACATGGACAGATGGTTCTAATATATGGAATGTAGGTACTTGTGGTTCCGGTGGAAGCCCTACAGTAACAGGCTGGGAGTTGTCTGTAAATAACGGCAACTGCCTGTGTTCTTCAGGATATTGCGCACGCCCCTGTATCGGCAACTTGAATTGGGGTGGACAGGGTACAACCTGCAGTGCCCCTTCTCAGACCATAACAGTTGAATTCAATGCAGGCCCTCCTTGCCCGATCCCAACCAATGTTACAATTACAGCTGTGTATTCAAGCGCAGTGTTCTTTACATGGACACCTCCTACAGGTTCAAATGGTTCTGAGTTCATTGTAGACCAGAATGCTACTGGTCCTACCGGTAACCCGACAGGTACAATTACTACTAATACTACTGCTTCACAGGGTGGTTTGACACCTTCGACTACCTATTACCTGCATGTACGTAACAGGTGTGATAGCCCAAGTAAATCAGTATGGGTAACAACGAGCTTCACAACTCTGCCTCCTTGTATCATACCTCCTTCAATAAAGATCCCGCAGATAGATACCAATTCTGCCACCATCCAATGGGCCACAATTACGCCGGCAATATTGTACCAGTATTTTATTAAGGACAATAATACACCCCCTACTACAGATGTTGGTTCGAGTTCAACTACATCCAACCAGGTGCAGGTAAGCGCCCTGGATCCGGGTAAAACATATTACATCTTCCTGAGGGCTAAGTGTCTGGGTGGAGATAGCTCAGCATGGGTACTGGATTCTTTCTACGTGCCTATACCTTGCCGAGCACCTTCGGTTCAGTTCAACGACCTTAACTCAGAAAGGGTAGTTGCATTTTGGAACACACCGGCAACAGCATACGAATATGATATATTGAACTCCTCAGTGCAATTAACCACTCCAACAGCAGGTATCAAAAAATCTACCAACAGCTACCTGTTCCCATACCTGGATCCCAACACAACCTACTATGTTTATGCAAGGAGTTATTGTGATGACCATAATATAAAATCAATATCACCTTGGGCAGAAACTATGTATAAAACATGGGCACTTGCTGTAGGGGATGTAGAAATGGAAACAAATAGTGTTAGCGTACTCCCCAACCCGGTAACTAACCAAATGGTAGTAACTATTACCGGCAAGGTCGGTGCGGATGCTAATGTCACTGTAATGGATGTTTCTGGCAGGGCGCTGAAAACTATCCCTGCCAACAGTAAAAAGATCACAGTGAATATGACCGAGTTCCCGGCAGGTGTGTATGTGCTGCAATATGCGGATGATGCACGCAGAGAACAGGTAAGATTTAACAAACAATAG